One window of Erwinia aphidicola genomic DNA carries:
- the purR gene encoding HTH-type transcriptional repressor PurR: protein MATIKDVAKRAGVSTTTVSHVINKTRFVAEETREAVWTAIKELHYSPSAVARSLKVNHTKTIGLLATSSEAPYFAEIIEAIENRCFAKGYTLILGNAHNDIQKQQAYLSMMAQKRVDGLLVMCSEYPDELISMLEDNRNIPMVVMDWGESRGDFTDTVLDNAFEGGYLAGRYLIERGHRDIGAIPGQLERNTGGGRHAGFIKALNEAGISLRDEWLVQGDFEPESGYRAMQQILSQKQRPTAIFCGGDIMAMGAICAADEMGLRVPQDISVIGYDNVRNARYFTPALTTVHQPKERLGETAFDMLLDRITSKREEPQTIEVHPSLIERRSVADGPFRDYRR, encoded by the coding sequence ATGGCAACAATTAAGGATGTGGCAAAGCGCGCCGGTGTTTCCACCACCACCGTTTCCCATGTAATCAATAAAACGCGCTTTGTAGCTGAAGAGACGCGTGAAGCGGTATGGACGGCAATCAAAGAATTGCACTATTCTCCCAGCGCCGTTGCACGTAGTCTGAAGGTTAACCACACCAAAACTATTGGCCTGCTGGCAACGTCCAGCGAAGCCCCCTATTTTGCCGAGATTATCGAAGCCATTGAAAACCGTTGCTTTGCTAAAGGTTATACGCTGATCCTCGGCAATGCGCACAACGACATCCAGAAGCAGCAGGCTTATCTGTCGATGATGGCGCAAAAGCGCGTTGATGGCCTGTTGGTGATGTGCTCAGAATACCCCGATGAGCTGATTTCCATGCTGGAAGACAATCGTAATATCCCCATGGTGGTGATGGACTGGGGTGAATCGCGCGGCGACTTCACTGATACCGTACTGGATAACGCTTTCGAAGGTGGCTACCTTGCCGGGCGCTATCTGATTGAACGTGGGCATCGTGATATTGGCGCGATCCCGGGGCAGCTGGAGCGCAACACCGGCGGCGGCCGCCATGCTGGCTTTATCAAGGCTCTTAACGAAGCCGGCATCAGCCTGCGCGATGAGTGGCTGGTGCAGGGTGACTTCGAACCGGAATCCGGTTACCGCGCCATGCAGCAGATTTTGTCACAGAAGCAGCGCCCGACGGCGATCTTCTGCGGTGGCGATATCATGGCAATGGGGGCCATCTGTGCCGCTGATGAGATGGGCCTGCGTGTGCCGCAGGATATTTCGGTGATCGGTTATGACAACGTGCGCAACGCGCGCTACTTCACGCCGGCGCTTACCACCGTCCACCAGCCAAAAGAGCGTCTGGGTGAAACTGCCTTTGATATGCTGCTCGACAGAATTACCAGCAAGCGTGAAGAGCCTCAGACCATTGAGGTGCACCCTTCGCTGATTGAGCGCCGTTCAGTGGCCGATGGCCCATTCCGCGATTACCGTCGTTAA